In the genome of Desulfolucanica intricata, the window ATCTATTAGCTCAGTAGGAAATGGACCCTCACCGACACGAGTAGTATATGCCTTAACCACTCCCAAAACTTTATCTATTTTAGTTGGGCCAATACCGGCACCGAGGCAGGCACCTGCTGCTGTTGGGTTAGAAGATGTGACATATGGATATGTACCGTGATCCAAATCCAGTAAGGTACCCTGTGCACCTTCAAAGAGAATATTTTTTCCTTCTTCAAGAACATCATTCACCAGTGCTGATGTATCAGCTACATATTTCTTTAAAGCCTTTGCATATTCTTTAAATTCTTCCAAAATTTTATCATAATCAAAACCTGAACTATTATAAATTTTAGATAGGAGGTTATTTTTATTAGTTACATTTGTCTTTAGCATATCAGCCAGCTGGTTCTCTTCTATCAAGTCTATAATTCTGATTCCAACCCGGGCAGATTTATCCATATAAGCCGGTCCGATACCGCGATTAGTAGTACCGATTTTTTTACTTCCTTTACTTTCTTCTTCAGCCTGATCCAAAGCCCTGTGGTAGGGTAAAATAACATGAGCACGGTTACTGATCCTTAAATTATCAGTATTAATACCGCGGGACTCCAGCCCCCTCAGTTCTTCCAAAAGAACTGCAGGATCAATAACCACACCGTTACCAATCAGGCATAATTTATTTTCATATAAAATACCTGACGGTATTAAATGTAATTTAAATTCTTCATCACCGACAACTACTGTATGACCGGCATTATTACCACCTTGATAACGAATTACAAGATCAGCTTTTTCGGCCAAATAATCGGTTACTTTACCTTTTCCCTCATCCCCCCACTGGGCACCCACAAGCACAACAGTTGACATTTCAAAGCCTCCTAATATTCTACTTAAAATTTCCCTGGCAGCTAAAATACCTGCAAAAAGATGCTACAAATAAATTTTTACGACTTTCGAGACAGCCGAAGGTATTCATACTTAATTCCCAGTCTTACCGCTCCACGGGATAACAATTCAAAACCTGTCATTAGTATTTGCAAATCAGACATATTTTTTACAAGTTATAAAGTATTAATTCCAACGGGCCCGACCCCGGCAATAGCAGATTTAATTCTTGAATAACTAAGACTAAATAATTGCATAAAAATAAACCCAAACAGATAATAACTAACTGGTTTGAGTCTATTTTCTGTTGAGATCTATTTTCTAAAGTTTTAAATTATTTGCCAGGCACTACAAATACTCACACGACAATGATATTTTATCAGAATATATTTCTACAGTCAATAATAGTTAATCATAGAAAATAACAAATTATGAAACTATACTTTACAAGGTCCTGTATATTATGTTAGGGAATTTCTTGATCACGCCTGGCTAAATTTACAAAGCGAGTATATTCTTTTAAAAAACCAAGTTCTACTATACCTGTGGGACCATTACGCTGCTTTGCAATAATAATTTCTGCAATACCTTTTTTTTCTGAATCCGGATTATAATATTCATCTCTGTAAATAAACATAACTATATCAGCATCTTGTTCCAAACTGCCGCTTTCTCTTAAATCAGACATAATCGGTTTTTTATCCTGACGCTGTTCAACGGAGCGGCTTAACTGAGCCAGGGCCAGTATAGGAACATTCATTTCTTTGGCCATAGCTTTTAAAGATCGTGATATATCGGCAATTTCCTGCTGGCGGTTATCTACTCTTTTACTGCTCTGCATTAATTGCAGATAATCAATAACAATTAATCCTAAACCGTGCTCTGCTTGTAAACGCCTGGCTTTAGCACGCAATTCCCGCACTGACATGGCCGGGGTGTCATCTATAAAGATCGGAGCTTTTGCCAATTTAGAGGCCACAGACGTAAGTTTTTCCCAGTCACCTTCTTTTAAATTTCCGGTACGCATTTTATGCTGGTCAACCATAGCTTCTGCACACAGCATCCTTTGAACCAACTGTTCTTTAGACATCTCCAGACTAAAAACAGCAACCGGAGTATTATAATGAAGAGCCGCATACTCCGCTATATTAAGACCGATAGCTGTCTTACCCATACTGGGCCGGGCGGCCAAAATAAGTAAATCTCCTTTTTGAAAACCGCTTAAAAGAGCATCCAGGTCTTTAAAGCCGGTAGAAACACCGGGTATATTACCCTTATTTTCACATAAAAACTCTATATACTCGAGAGTCTTAAGTAGGATATCTTTAATCGAAGTAAATACAGAGGTTGTTCGCCTGCCGGAGAGTTCCAAAATCATCCGCTCAGCTTCATCCATTAGCTTGTCTGCGTTCTCACTGCCCTCATAACTCATATTTGCAATGCGGGTTGCCAAATTAATTAAAGTCCTTAAAAGGGACTTTTCTTCTACTATTTTTGCATAGTATTCCACATTAGCCGAAGTAGGAACCATATTTGGTAAAGAAGCAATATAAGTTACTCCTCCGACTTTGTCCAGGTAATCCTTCTTACGTAAACTTTCTGTAACAGTAAGTAAATCTATAGCCTGGGCTTGATCATTTAGCTCCAGCATGGTTTCATAAATCAATTTATGACCTTCGCTATAGAAATCAGCCGGCTTTAAGATGCGCATAGTTTTAAATATGGCTTCTTGATCTAAAAATATGGCACCCAGTACCGACTGTTCAGCATCAATATTCTGGGGGGGAACCTTATTTAACATATCTGTTCACCTGTATAATCAACTTACTAATGAATTAATTTCAATTTTAGGAAAAATAAAACTCAAAATTTCTTTAATTGTATTCACAGGAATTACCTTAATACCTTTAAGATCCGCAGGTACATCAGCTGAATTTTCCGCAGGAATAAAAACTGTATTTATTCCGGCCTGCCGTGCCCCATATATTTTCTCAGCAATACCTCCCACTGCACGAACCTTTCCCTGAATAGAAACTTCACCGGTTACAGCGATATCCTGAGGTACAGGGTAATTCTTAAGAGTACTTAGTATAGCCAGCAGAATGGCTACACCCGCTGAAGGCCCGTCAATACGGCCACCCCCGACAATATTGACATGCACGTCATAGTTACTTAAATCTTCGCCGGTCAGTTTGCGAATTACTGATGCAGCATTAAATACCGAATCTTTGGCCATACTGCCGGCGGTATCATTAAAACGAATATTTCCTTTTCCAGGTAATCGGGCCGGAAAAACTACTGACTCTATCTCCAGAACTGAACCTAAAAAGCCGGAAACCCCCAGGCCAAAAATTTTCCCGACCTCCCTTTCCTGGGAAGCCTTACGTAAAACATAAGGGGACATCCTGCTGGTTTGGACAATCTCATAAATATCCTGAGCTTTTATTAAAAATTTCCGCTTATCATCCATAACCCGGCAGGAACACATACCAAAGGCATCGGCCAAAATATTAACTGCCTTGCGGCCTTCGATAGTGTATTCACTGATTATTTCAGGAACCTTTTCATCCAATTCCACTTCTAATTTTTCAGCAGCCTGTTCAACTATTTTTTTAACAGCAGTTGGTGTAAGGGGATCAAAATATATCTCTGCACAGCGGGATCTGATAGCAGGATTTATTTCTCCCGGATCCCTTGTAGTAGCCCCTATCAATATAAAATCTGCCGGTGCACCCTCTTCAAAAATCTTTTTAATATATTTAGGAACTCCGGGATCATGAGGGTCATAGTAAGCTGAATCAAAGAATGTTCGTTTATCTTCCAATACTTTCAAGAGTTTATTTTGTAAAATTGGATCCATTTCGCCAATCTCATCTATAAATAAGATACCGCCGTGTGCTTCGGTTACCAAACCTAACTTTGGCTCAGGAACCCCGGAATCCGCTAAATCACGGTGTGCCCCCTGGTAAATAGGGTCATGTACCGAACCCAACAGCGTATTGGTAATATCTCTGGGATCCCAACGCAGGGTTGTACCATTTACCTCTATAAACGGTGCATCTTTATCAAAAGGGGCACCGGGAATAGATTTCGCTGTTTCTAAAGCCAGGCGGGCTGCTGTTGTTTTACCCACACCCGGCGGCCCGTATAAAATAACATGCTGGGGAAAAGGGGAAGCCAATTTGGCTAATAATGCCTTGACGGCCCGCTCCTGCCCAACAATTTCATTAAAACTGCCCGGCCTTAAAAACTCCATAGCTGAGCGAGACAGTTTTTTATGTTCCAACTTTTCCAAGATAGCCAGCTTCTTTAAGGTTTGTGCATTTTCAGACCCGGAATTTTCCTTAATTATTTGCATTTTAATTTCACGAACATAATCTTCATGCTTCTGCTGAATTTTTTCATTAATTTTTCTTTCTAAATCATCTTCCAGGGAGCGTTTAGCAATATAATCCGCTATTTGCTCCTCAATCTTTTCCAGAATTTCAGGCATCTGTTCACAGTCGGGTACAATATCATAGGTGGGATCTTCAAATACAATTTTCTGTAAAGCCAAAACCCTTTTACCCAGTGATTCTGAGCGCATTAATTGTAAAGCCTCCAACTTTCCTGCTCTAAGCACAAGCTTATCCGAACCATACAGGTTGGAAAGTAAATCATATATTGCATTAACTTTGTGCTTTAATAGATCTTGAACATATATTTTGTCATCAGCCGCATTTAATTTTGTGCTGCCTATAAATTTTTCCAGAAAAGCCTTCATTGTGTAATGCTCCTTTCTGTGTCGGATGCACTTGTTCGAAAAAGAATGAATACTCTTTTTTACGAAGGTAAAACCTCCACTTGAATTTCAGCCTGTACGTCCGGGTGAAGTTTTAAAGTAATTTTATGTTGTCCCAAAGTTTTAATCGGATCCTTTAAGACAATTTTTTTCTTATCCACTTTTACTTTAAACTGAGAAAAAAGAGCTTTAGATATATCATTATTACTTACCGCACCAAATAATTTTCCCCCTTCACCAACCCTGGCATTTATTTTTACGGTCATATTATTTATTCGCTCCGCCAGCTGCTGTGCATCCAGCTTAATTTTCAACTTCTTACCGGCTTCAATTTCTTTTTGTTTCTCCAAGTTTTTTAAGCGACCTTGAGAGGCTTCAGTGGCTAACCCCCTTGGAAGCAAATAGTTTCTGGCATACCCCTCGGCTACCTGAACTATATCCCCTTTTTTTCCTAGTTTTGCAACATCCTGTAATAATATAACTTTCATACGACTTCCTCCCAACAGTTTACTCCTTATTTAAATTTACCTTTCGAAAATTAATATAGGGATCTAATATCCCAAGGACAGTCAGTAATAAAAGTGTAAAAGGCCAATAAATAAATGACATAAATAATATAATTATTTTTATAAATTTTGAAAATGGCAGCTTTTTAATATAAAACACTGTCACAGAAAGACCTAAAACAGCAAAAACAAAGGCTGCAATATATAATATATTTTTAGCTGCCGTACTTAAAAAAGTTATTTTAAAACTATCACCAATCAACAGTAAGCCTATTCCTAATATGACAGCCCAGGTGCTGTACCAGGGTAAATGCCAATGGCTAAACGGTTTTAAATTAACTACATCAAATTTCAAACGTTTAAATAATTCTCTGGTTAAGAGATAATTTAAGCCTCCGGTAATTATAGACCAAATAGCCAAACTGCCCGGCAAAAACAAAGTTATATTTTTTACCACCTGTTCCTGCAAATCCTGCAGCTGGTTTTGGTCAAGATTCTCAATCACACCACTTTGTTGATAAAATTTATACATTTCATTTACCGTCTGCCGGACATCCCCGGCAATATCGAAGGGATTTATCCCGGTAAGAAAAAAAGCAGCCAAAAAGCCGGAAAAGGTTAACAATACTGAAACCAGGGCGGAAAAAACAATGCTAATACCGGCTGAAATATTTCTCTTTAACAGCATGCCTAAAAACAGACCCAAAATCCCTATTTGAGCTGTAAAAAGCAGAGCCGCCAAAGGGTTACCAAAAAAAAGAACGACAATCAGTACCGCTGCCGCCAAAGAAAGCAAAGTAACCTTTAGATCATACTTTTTAATTAAAACAGCTGACGGCATTGGACCAACTAGCCCGGCTATAAAAGAAAACAGGGGTATATAGATATTTATTAAAGTAAATATTGCAGTAAGGCTTGTAAAAAAAGCCCCTTCAACCAGGGCTAATCTTTGTTTGTGGGGCTTCAACAACTATCACCTCATCTAAACAATAGATCACCAAACTAATCATTCTGCAGATAAAATATATTTTCCTGCTTAAGTATTAATGTAGTTGTTAGATAATATGTATATAGATTTCTGTTTAGACAGAATTTCAGCTTTTACGTTAAAACTTTACTGGTTTATCTTTCAATCCGTGTATATAAAAAGTCGACTTAAGTGATTTCGAGCCAGCCAAAGGCATTTATACTTTTTCCCGGAATATAATAAAAGAAAAGGGGAGTAAACTTCCCCTTTTCTTTTATTAATCCGCTGTAAATGGCAGTAAAGCCATATTACGTGCCCTTTTAATGGCCACGGTCAGCATACGCTGGTGCCGGGCACAATTGCCGGAAATACGACGCGGCAATATTTTACCACGTTCAGTGATATATTTTTTCAGGCGTGGTATTTCCTTATAATCAATAACTTCCATTTTATCAACACAGAAACTGCAGATGCGTTTTTTGCCTCTGCGGCCGCGATCACGTCTCATACTTGTACCTCCTTTACTTAGAAGGGTATATCATCTTCTGAAAAATCTATTTCACTGCCAAAATCTGAACCTGTTCTTTCGGTTCCGGAAGTTCCGCCTGCCGGATTTTGGCCGTCTTTGGGCCAATCTAAAAATCTAACATTATCAGCTACAACCTCAGAAGCTTTTCTCCGAATACCTTGATTATCATCATAGGAACGTATTTGTAACCTACCCTCTACGGCTACCAACCTACCTTTACCAAGTTGGTTAGAACATATCTCAGCTAATTTTCGCCAGGTGATAATATCAATAAAATCAGTTTCTCTTTCACCTTGCCGGTTAGTATAACCTCGATCCACAGCCAGAGTAAAACTTGCTACAGCTATACCGCTGGTAGTATATCTTAATTCGGGATCTCTTGTAAGTCGACCAATTAAAATAACCCTGTTTAACAAAAATATCACCGCCTTGGCTGGCTATCCCAAGATTAATATCTATTCATCTTCCCGAACAATGATATGGCGCATAATTCCATCTGTAATTTTAAAAACCCGGTCTAATTCTTTGGAAGTATCAGAGTCAGCCTTAAATTTGATAACCACATAAAAACCCTCACGGGTGTGGTCAATTTCATAGGCTAATCTGCGCTTCCCCCATTTATCTAACTTAGTTATTTCACCACCGTGGTTCTCAATAATCCCTTTAAACTTATCAATAACAGCGGTGATTTGTTCTTCCTCTAAGTCCGGCTTAATTATAAACAGAGTTTCATAAGCACGCAAAGCCTGTTCACCTCCTCCCTACGGACATTGGCCCTGTCACATTTTGGACAGAGCAGGGCAGTTCGTCAAATAGCTTTATTTGACCCGGTAAATTATAGCACACATAAACTTAAATAGCAAGATTACACCTTAATGTTATTGCCGGACTAACTTATTTCTTCCGATTTCTGAACCATGGCCTTAACACTTTTTTCAAATTTCGGCCTTGGAAGCATTAAAACACGCCCGCACTTTAAGCACTTTATCCGAAAATCAATACCTGTACGCATTACTTCCCAGTGATCCCCTCCACAGGGATGTGTTTTTTTTAATTTTACTATATCCCCTACCTGATATTTAATCACTTTCTTCCCCTCACTAATAAAGTCACTTAATTTTCGAGAAAAGCTTTATAACCTTTATAGGCCATATAGATATCGGTTTTGGCAGCTATCTCAAAGGTTGAGTGCATACCCAGCAGAGCTACGCCGCAGTCTACTACATTCATACCAAGTGCAGCCATAAAAGCAGCTATGGTACCACCGCCACCCTGGTCTACTTTTCCAAGTTCACCTGTCTGCCATCCAACATTATATTTATTAAA includes:
- a CDS encoding adenylosuccinate synthase — protein: MSTVVLVGAQWGDEGKGKVTDYLAEKADLVIRYQGGNNAGHTVVVGDEEFKLHLIPSGILYENKLCLIGNGVVIDPAVLLEELRGLESRGINTDNLRISNRAHVILPYHRALDQAEEESKGSKKIGTTNRGIGPAYMDKSARVGIRIIDLIEENQLADMLKTNVTNKNNLLSKIYNSSGFDYDKILEEFKEYAKALKKYVADTSALVNDVLEEGKNILFEGAQGTLLDLDHGTYPYVTSSNPTAAGACLGAGIGPTKIDKVLGVVKAYTTRVGEGPFPTELIDELGESIRKNGHEYGTTTGRPRRCGWFDGVIARYAVRTNGLTYLAVTKLDVLTGLDKLKICTGYQYNGEIIRDFPASLQVLSKCEPVYEEMPGWQEDISQAQSYDELPATAKAYLERISELAGAPIAIIGVGVKRTQTIVVHELF
- the dnaB gene encoding replicative DNA helicase; translated protein: MLNKVPPQNIDAEQSVLGAIFLDQEAIFKTMRILKPADFYSEGHKLIYETMLELNDQAQAIDLLTVTESLRKKDYLDKVGGVTYIASLPNMVPTSANVEYYAKIVEEKSLLRTLINLATRIANMSYEGSENADKLMDEAERMILELSGRRTTSVFTSIKDILLKTLEYIEFLCENKGNIPGVSTGFKDLDALLSGFQKGDLLILAARPSMGKTAIGLNIAEYAALHYNTPVAVFSLEMSKEQLVQRMLCAEAMVDQHKMRTGNLKEGDWEKLTSVASKLAKAPIFIDDTPAMSVRELRAKARRLQAEHGLGLIVIDYLQLMQSSKRVDNRQQEIADISRSLKAMAKEMNVPILALAQLSRSVEQRQDKKPIMSDLRESGSLEQDADIVMFIYRDEYYNPDSEKKGIAEIIIAKQRNGPTGIVELGFLKEYTRFVNLARRDQEIP
- the lonC gene encoding Lon family ATP-dependent protease, which encodes MKAFLEKFIGSTKLNAADDKIYVQDLLKHKVNAIYDLLSNLYGSDKLVLRAGKLEALQLMRSESLGKRVLALQKIVFEDPTYDIVPDCEQMPEILEKIEEQIADYIAKRSLEDDLERKINEKIQQKHEDYVREIKMQIIKENSGSENAQTLKKLAILEKLEHKKLSRSAMEFLRPGSFNEIVGQERAVKALLAKLASPFPQHVILYGPPGVGKTTAARLALETAKSIPGAPFDKDAPFIEVNGTTLRWDPRDITNTLLGSVHDPIYQGAHRDLADSGVPEPKLGLVTEAHGGILFIDEIGEMDPILQNKLLKVLEDKRTFFDSAYYDPHDPGVPKYIKKIFEEGAPADFILIGATTRDPGEINPAIRSRCAEIYFDPLTPTAVKKIVEQAAEKLEVELDEKVPEIISEYTIEGRKAVNILADAFGMCSCRVMDDKRKFLIKAQDIYEIVQTSRMSPYVLRKASQEREVGKIFGLGVSGFLGSVLEIESVVFPARLPGKGNIRFNDTAGSMAKDSVFNAASVIRKLTGEDLSNYDVHVNIVGGGRIDGPSAGVAILLAILSTLKNYPVPQDIAVTGEVSIQGKVRAVGGIAEKIYGARQAGINTVFIPAENSADVPADLKGIKVIPVNTIKEILSFIFPKIEINSLVS
- the rplI gene encoding 50S ribosomal protein L9; translated protein: MKVILLQDVAKLGKKGDIVQVAEGYARNYLLPRGLATEASQGRLKNLEKQKEIEAGKKLKIKLDAQQLAERINNMTVKINARVGEGGKLFGAVSNNDISKALFSQFKVKVDKKKIVLKDPIKTLGQHKITLKLHPDVQAEIQVEVLPS
- a CDS encoding YybS family protein; its protein translation is MKPHKQRLALVEGAFFTSLTAIFTLINIYIPLFSFIAGLVGPMPSAVLIKKYDLKVTLLSLAAAVLIVVLFFGNPLAALLFTAQIGILGLFLGMLLKRNISAGISIVFSALVSVLLTFSGFLAAFFLTGINPFDIAGDVRQTVNEMYKFYQQSGVIENLDQNQLQDLQEQVVKNITLFLPGSLAIWSIITGGLNYLLTRELFKRLKFDVVNLKPFSHWHLPWYSTWAVILGIGLLLIGDSFKITFLSTAAKNILYIAAFVFAVLGLSVTVFYIKKLPFSKFIKIIILFMSFIYWPFTLLLLTVLGILDPYINFRKVNLNKE
- the rpsR gene encoding 30S ribosomal protein S18, yielding MRRDRGRRGKKRICSFCVDKMEVIDYKEIPRLKKYITERGKILPRRISGNCARHQRMLTVAIKRARNMALLPFTAD
- a CDS encoding single-stranded DNA-binding protein; this encodes MLNRVILIGRLTRDPELRYTTSGIAVASFTLAVDRGYTNRQGERETDFIDIITWRKLAEICSNQLGKGRLVAVEGRLQIRSYDDNQGIRRKASEVVADNVRFLDWPKDGQNPAGGTSGTERTGSDFGSEIDFSEDDIPF
- the rpsF gene encoding 30S ribosomal protein S6, which codes for MRAYETLFIIKPDLEEEQITAVIDKFKGIIENHGGEITKLDKWGKRRLAYEIDHTREGFYVVIKFKADSDTSKELDRVFKITDGIMRHIIVREDE
- a CDS encoding DUF951 domain-containing protein, which produces MIKYQVGDIVKLKKTHPCGGDHWEVMRTGIDFRIKCLKCGRVLMLPRPKFEKSVKAMVQKSEEIS